One Triplophysa rosa linkage group LG21, Trosa_1v2, whole genome shotgun sequence DNA segment encodes these proteins:
- the sp5l gene encoding sp5 transcription factor-like, translated as MAALTLSRADNFLHNFLQDRTPSSSPESGPSALSFLATTCSQAWQEGSQLPYEGPVASASSMFQLWSNDMPPNPSLSAHQMTFTVPKVQFPGHMQPSLGSHSHHHHHHHHHHHELPLTPPAEPPSAYSFELSPVKMLSSQAQGNAPYYAQHNAVTQNFPTFLQNTSARPHLPGGHVEDGQQWWSLPQGNGTAPGHPFSLGRQLVLGHQPQIAALLQGTSKGLLSSTRRCRRCKCPNCQSTGNGSATLEFGKKRLHICHIPDCGKVYKKTSHLKAHLRWHAGERPFICNWLFCGKSFTRSDELQRHLRTHTGEKRFGCQQCGKRFMRSDHLSKHVKTHQSRKSRSSQPPHSGSDALLSNIKRE; from the exons ATGGCTGCTTTAACCTTATCGAGAGCGGATAATTTTCTTCACAATTTCTTACAG GATCGCACCCCCAGCTCTTCTCCAGAGAGTGGCCCTAGCGCCCTATCCTTTTTGGCCACCACATGCAGTCAAGCCTGGCAAGAGGGGTCACAGCTCCCCTACGAAGGGCCAGTGGCATCCGCATCCAGCATGTTTCAGCTCTGGAGCAACGACATGCCACCTAACCCCAGCCTGAGTGCCCACCAGATGACCTTCACAGTACCTAAGGTGCAGTTCCCTGGACACATGCAGCCCAGCCTGGGCTCCCATTCccatcatcatcaccaccaccaccatcacCACCACGAGTTACCTCTCACTCCCCCGGCCGAGCCTCCGTCTGCATACTCCTTTGAGCTATCTCCAGTAAAGATGCTCTCCTCCCAGGCACAGGGTAATGCACCATATTATGCACAGCACAATGCTGTGACTCAGAACTTTCCCACCTTCCTCCAGAACACTTCAGCCAGACCTCACCTTCCCGGCGGGCACGTTGAGGACGGCCAGCAGTGGTGGAGTCTCCCTCAAGGTAACGGCACAGCCCCGGGTCACCCTTTCTCTCTGGGTAGGCAGCTGGTTTTGGGTCACCAGCCCCAAATTGCAGCCCTGCTGCAGGGCACATCAAAGGGTCTGTTGAGCTCGACACGCCGGTGCCGCAGGTGCAAGTGCCCAAATTGCCAATCCACAGGAAATGGCAGTGCCACGCTGGAGTTCGGAAAGAAAAGACTGCACATTTGCCACATTCCAGATTGTGGTAAGGTCTACAAAAAGACCTCACACCTGAAGGCACACCTGCGCTGGCATGCCGGTGAGCGACCCTTCATCTGCAACTGGCTCTTCTGCGGAAAAAGCTTCACGCGCTCGGATGAGCTGCAGCGGCACCTGCGCACGCACACCGGGGAGAAGCGCTTCGGCTGTCAGCAGTGCGGAAAAAGGTTCATGCGTAGTGATCACCTCTCCAAGCATGTGAAGACCCACCAGAGCAGGAAGAGTCGGTCCAGTCAGCCTCCTCACAGTGGAAGTGATGCACTGCTAAGCAACATTAAGAGAGAATAA